Proteins co-encoded in one Gemmatimonadales bacterium genomic window:
- a CDS encoding TonB-dependent receptor — MAVLAAVEMLLVLQVTQPAVTGTVRDGESGEPLAQATVALADLDRSVISDAGGRYRFLAVPPGPQHLTVRRVGYAPRTLDALVPAEGELEINIALRPAPMQLPAIVVRSRVSLRGLDVGDTASFPDRSVSMAAVRNDPRLSEPDGLLALSGGEIGASPESPSGVHLRGAASDQTGYLLDGIPVFSPYHSAGTFSAWNPDALERLEASSSSPSPVFPDALAGTVAAVTRTPGPVVRGQGGVSTTQAHVAFDGPIGGGGAGYLVSARGGFPELVAPHRDPSYVRGQTRDLVSKLESPLLGGRVHLLLYDSGNRIDAAAAAPDSVRVAPLRNSFRWHSRSMGAGWTGAAGSAEIRIQAWGAWGEADAMWAPDSASVIVLAAERRDLGLLGVVERRAGSAISAGGLRIQASRTSYRVEPVTGASSGLALRAETPTGTVFLQHQRALGRRLTGNLALSATAAAGGVRLNPQTALRWRPSAALLLTATYARAHQFSQSLRNSESVVGNVFPADLYIGAGAPGVPVARSDRGVLALDYRPRAGIRLGVQAYLSEYAGLVLVAPRTAEPFATSGFATGSGIARGFSIDAVQAGTRYGLLASYGWQRIRLEHADSSYTPEYGTSHLFELGAVIFPSATSSIRLAATGAIGRSATGIAGAFEWESCNLLDRGCEFGGSPRSTGALGHSRLPAYVRLDLSVRKHWHVNLGGRDVMLAVFGAVSNLLGRTNVLAFATDPATGQSAPVEMRPFGPLVAGLDWRF, encoded by the coding sequence ATGGCTGTTCTGGCCGCGGTCGAGATGCTCCTGGTGCTCCAGGTGACGCAGCCGGCGGTCACCGGCACCGTCCGGGACGGGGAGAGCGGTGAGCCGCTCGCCCAGGCCACCGTAGCGCTCGCCGACCTGGACCGCTCGGTCATCTCGGATGCCGGCGGGCGGTACCGGTTCCTCGCCGTGCCGCCCGGGCCGCAGCACCTCACGGTTCGCCGGGTCGGCTACGCGCCACGGACGCTCGATGCACTGGTCCCGGCAGAGGGCGAGCTGGAGATCAACATCGCGCTCCGGCCGGCGCCGATGCAGCTGCCGGCCATCGTGGTGCGCTCGAGGGTGTCACTCCGGGGCCTCGACGTCGGCGACACCGCCTCCTTCCCCGACCGCAGTGTCTCGATGGCAGCCGTGCGGAACGATCCCCGCCTCTCGGAGCCCGATGGGCTCCTGGCCCTGAGTGGTGGCGAGATCGGCGCGAGCCCCGAGTCTCCCAGTGGCGTTCATCTCCGGGGCGCCGCCTCCGACCAGACCGGCTACCTGCTCGACGGAATTCCGGTCTTCAGCCCCTACCACAGCGCCGGGACCTTCAGCGCGTGGAATCCGGACGCGCTCGAGCGCCTGGAGGCCTCGTCGTCTTCGCCATCGCCGGTCTTTCCCGATGCGCTTGCCGGCACCGTGGCCGCGGTGACCCGCACACCGGGCCCGGTGGTTCGGGGTCAGGGAGGCGTGAGCACTACGCAGGCGCATGTCGCTTTCGACGGACCGATCGGCGGGGGAGGCGCGGGTTACCTGGTGAGCGCCCGGGGCGGCTTTCCTGAGCTGGTGGCTCCGCACCGTGATCCTTCCTATGTAAGAGGCCAGACTCGGGACCTGGTGAGTAAGCTGGAGAGCCCGCTGCTCGGCGGCCGGGTCCACCTGCTGCTCTATGACAGCGGGAACCGGATCGATGCCGCGGCGGCCGCGCCGGATTCGGTGCGCGTGGCGCCTCTGCGTAACAGCTTCCGCTGGCACAGCCGGTCCATGGGCGCCGGCTGGACCGGTGCCGCGGGAAGCGCGGAGATCCGAATCCAGGCCTGGGGTGCCTGGGGCGAGGCCGACGCGATGTGGGCTCCGGACAGCGCGTCGGTGATCGTACTGGCGGCCGAGCGGCGGGATCTGGGGCTCCTCGGCGTAGTCGAGCGGCGCGCGGGATCAGCGATCAGCGCTGGGGGTCTCCGGATCCAGGCGAGCCGGACCAGTTATCGCGTCGAGCCCGTGACCGGTGCGAGCTCCGGCCTCGCGCTGCGCGCCGAGACGCCGACGGGGACGGTGTTTCTCCAGCACCAGCGCGCGCTCGGACGCCGACTCACCGGCAATCTCGCCCTCTCCGCCACCGCGGCCGCTGGCGGGGTCCGCCTCAACCCGCAGACCGCGCTCCGCTGGCGTCCGTCAGCCGCCCTGCTGCTGACTGCGACCTACGCGCGAGCGCATCAGTTCTCCCAGTCTCTTCGGAACTCGGAGTCGGTGGTCGGCAACGTCTTCCCCGCCGACCTCTACATCGGTGCCGGTGCTCCCGGCGTTCCGGTTGCCCGCAGCGACCGAGGCGTGCTCGCGCTCGACTACCGGCCGCGCGCCGGAATCCGGCTGGGCGTGCAGGCGTATCTGAGCGAGTATGCCGGACTCGTGCTGGTGGCGCCGCGAACGGCGGAACCGTTCGCCACCTCCGGCTTCGCCACCGGCTCAGGTATCGCGCGGGGATTCTCGATCGATGCGGTGCAGGCCGGAACCCGCTACGGGCTGCTCGCGAGCTATGGCTGGCAGCGGATTCGCCTGGAGCACGCCGACTCGAGCTACACGCCGGAGTACGGGACCAGTCACCTCTTCGAGCTGGGGGCGGTCATCTTCCCGTCGGCGACCTCATCGATTCGGCTGGCCGCCACGGGTGCCATCGGGCGTTCGGCAACCGGCATCGCCGGAGCGTTCGAATGGGAGTCCTGCAACCTGCTCGACCGTGGATGTGAGTTCGGTGGCAGTCCCCGAAGCACGGGTGCGCTGGGCCACAGCCGTCTTCCGGCCTATGTCCGACTCGACCTGAGTGTTCGCAAGCACTGGCATGTGAACCTGGGGGGCCGGGACGTGATGCTGGCTGTCTTTGGCGCCGTCAGCAACCTGCTGGGCCGCACCAACGTGCTGGCGTTCGCGACCGATCCGGCCACTGGCCAAAGCGCGCCGGTCGAGATGCGGCCGTTCGGACCGCTCGTGGCCGGCCTCGACTGGCGATTCTGA